A window of Streptomyces sp. SAI-127 contains these coding sequences:
- a CDS encoding sigma-70 family RNA polymerase sigma factor, with protein sequence MGDDDFLAERFEAHRGQLRAVARRMLGSGAEAEDAVQETWVRMSRSDTTHVDNLGGWLTTVVGRVCLDMLRSRRSRAEQPLEPEAPVPATVPDPEQDVLLADSVGSALFVVLDTLTPAERLAFVLHDLFAVPYDEIAGVIGKSPAATRQLASRARRRVRGAQATDTDQARRRELVDAFLAAARGGDFEGLLEVLDPDVVVRTEVGVTTGALAVAKGATSYSRHIVGVAVPVLVEGRTGIALLRDGRVERTLAFTFVHDRIAVIDITTDPVRAARSEITFV encoded by the coding sequence ATGGGCGACGACGACTTCCTGGCCGAACGTTTCGAGGCGCACCGGGGGCAGCTGCGGGCGGTGGCGCGGCGGATGCTCGGGTCGGGAGCCGAGGCCGAGGACGCGGTGCAGGAGACGTGGGTGCGGATGAGCCGGTCGGACACCACGCACGTCGACAACCTCGGTGGCTGGCTGACGACCGTCGTGGGCCGGGTCTGCCTCGACATGCTCCGCTCCCGCAGGTCCCGTGCCGAACAGCCCCTGGAGCCCGAGGCGCCGGTGCCGGCCACCGTCCCCGATCCCGAACAGGACGTCCTCCTCGCCGACTCGGTCGGCAGCGCCCTCTTCGTCGTCCTCGACACCCTCACCCCCGCCGAACGGCTCGCCTTCGTCCTCCACGACCTCTTCGCCGTCCCCTACGACGAGATCGCCGGCGTCATCGGCAAGTCCCCTGCGGCCACCCGCCAGCTCGCCAGCCGGGCCCGGCGTCGGGTGCGGGGGGCCCAGGCCACCGACACCGATCAGGCGCGCCGGCGTGAACTCGTCGACGCCTTCCTCGCCGCCGCGCGCGGCGGTGACTTCGAGGGGCTGCTGGAGGTCCTGGACCCGGATGTCGTGGTGCGCACGGAGGTCGGGGTGACGACGGGGGCCCTGGCCGTGGCCAAGGGGGCGACGAGCTACTCGCGGCACATCGTCGGCGTCGCGGTGCCCGTTCTCGTCGAGGGCCGCACCGGCATCGCGCTCCTGCGGGACGGCCGCGTGGAGCGGACGCTCGCGTTCACGTTCGTACACGACCGGATCGCTGTGATCGACATCACCACGGACCCGGTCCGGGCGGCCCGGTCGGAGATCACCTTCGTCTAG
- a CDS encoding TerD family protein, translating into MAVSLSKGGNVSLTKEAPGLTAVTVGLGWDVRTTTGTDFDLDASAIAVNPQGKVYSDGHFVFFNNKQTPDQTIVHTGDNRTGEGAGDDEAINVNLAGLPADVDKIVFPVSIYDAENRSQNFGQVRNAYIRIVNQAGGAEIARYDLSEDAATETAMVFGELYRNGAEWKFRAVGQGYASGLVGIAQDFGVNV; encoded by the coding sequence ATGGCTGTAAGCCTGTCCAAGGGTGGCAACGTCTCGCTCACCAAGGAGGCTCCGGGCCTGACCGCCGTCACCGTGGGCCTCGGCTGGGACGTCCGCACCACCACCGGCACGGACTTCGACCTCGACGCCTCCGCGATCGCGGTCAACCCGCAGGGCAAGGTCTACTCCGACGGTCACTTCGTCTTCTTCAACAACAAGCAGACCCCGGACCAGACCATCGTCCACACCGGTGACAACCGCACCGGCGAGGGCGCCGGCGACGACGAGGCGATCAACGTCAACCTGGCCGGCCTCCCGGCCGACGTCGACAAGATCGTCTTCCCGGTCTCGATCTACGACGCGGAGAACCGCTCGCAGAACTTCGGCCAGGTCCGCAACGCCTACATCCGCATCGTCAACCAGGCCGGCGGCGCCGAGATCGCCCGCTACGACCTCTCCGAGGACGCGGCCACGGAGACGGCGATGGTCTTCGGCGAGCTGTACCGCAACGGCGCGGAGTGGAAGTTCCGCGCGGTGGGCCAGGGCTACGCGTCCGGCCTGGTGGGCATCGCGCAGGACTTCGGCGTGAACGTCTGA
- a CDS encoding transposase gives MAKAAGADGAGRVRYTFRLRVSSTARTALMAEWDRCRWIWNECCAKSKQTHLGNKNRPEGVDQQTCGPAQLDKMLTEARKTNGWLREGSSVPQQQSIRDFGTSKAKAQNDIRQRLPVHRRAGMPKWKKKREAPPTLNYTRSGFRLKDGLLCLAGGIVVTVVWSRDLPADPSSVRVYRDSLGHWYASFVVPAQVQPLPATGRVIGIDWGVKETATTTSDTHDLPHAQHGLKAEEKLTRYDRMMARRRPKKGKSGSKGYRTAKKLRAKAHKKVARQRQDTARKWAKSVVRGHDALAVEDFRPKFLAKTTMAKKAADAAIGATKQALIEMGRKHGRIVHLVHPAHTTMDCAQCGARAKHALPLGERTYNCTACGTVSPRDKNSAHVMLVRAGLNPAGVEGIRPHGAPSQVAA, from the coding sequence GTGGCGAAAGCAGCAGGCGCCGACGGTGCGGGGCGCGTCCGGTACACCTTCCGACTGCGTGTGTCGTCCACTGCCCGCACCGCGCTGATGGCGGAGTGGGACCGGTGCCGGTGGATCTGGAACGAGTGCTGCGCGAAGTCGAAGCAGACGCACCTTGGGAACAAGAACCGGCCTGAAGGTGTGGACCAGCAGACCTGCGGTCCAGCTCAGCTGGACAAAATGCTGACCGAAGCCCGGAAGACGAACGGGTGGCTGCGCGAGGGCTCCAGCGTTCCGCAGCAGCAGTCGATCCGCGACTTCGGCACGTCCAAGGCCAAGGCGCAGAATGACATCAGGCAACGGCTGCCCGTGCATCGCCGGGCGGGGATGCCGAAGTGGAAGAAGAAGCGCGAGGCGCCGCCGACGCTGAACTACACCCGGAGCGGCTTCCGCTTGAAGGACGGTCTCCTGTGCCTGGCGGGCGGCATCGTGGTGACGGTGGTGTGGTCGCGAGACCTTCCGGCCGACCCGTCATCGGTGCGCGTCTATCGGGACAGCCTTGGACACTGGTATGCCAGCTTCGTCGTCCCCGCCCAGGTTCAGCCGCTCCCGGCCACCGGCCGTGTGATCGGCATCGACTGGGGTGTGAAGGAGACCGCGACCACCACCAGCGACACCCATGACCTCCCGCACGCCCAGCACGGGCTGAAGGCCGAGGAGAAGCTGACCCGGTACGACCGCATGATGGCTCGCCGCAGACCGAAGAAAGGGAAGAGCGGGTCGAAGGGCTACCGCACTGCCAAGAAACTCCGGGCCAAGGCGCACAAGAAGGTCGCCCGGCAACGCCAGGACACGGCCCGCAAGTGGGCCAAGTCCGTCGTCCGCGGCCACGATGCCCTGGCCGTTGAGGACTTCAGACCGAAGTTCCTCGCCAAGACCACCATGGCCAAGAAGGCCGCCGACGCCGCCATCGGCGCCACCAAACAAGCCCTGATCGAGATGGGCCGCAAGCACGGCAGGATCGTGCACCTGGTCCACCCCGCGCACACCACGATGGACTGCGCACAGTGCGGAGCGAGAGCCAAGCACGCATTGCCGCTGGGAGAGCGCACCTACAACTGCACCGCATGCGGAACCGTGTCTCCCAGGGACAAGAACTCCGCACATGTGATGCTCGTCCGGGCTGGTCTCAACCCGGCTGGTGTGGAGGGCATAAGACCACATGGGGCGCCGTCCCAGGTGGCTGCCTGA
- a CDS encoding GNAT family N-acetyltransferase: protein MLLTPLPLTPDHDIPAPLLTELTALYAANRDFMALSGDFPDPDDIRPEQVAAALAEELAHPDAEVLLARSAGRLVGVAITLARHPDPADPDPWIGLLMVDADVHRQGYGRRLAALVEDRFRTEGSTAVRLAVLDGNDRALAFWTALGYEVIDHRTDLQHARPCSVLRKPLSEGRQDHSRGN, encoded by the coding sequence ATGCTCCTCACCCCCCTCCCCCTCACCCCCGACCACGACATCCCGGCGCCCCTCCTGACCGAACTCACCGCCCTGTACGCGGCCAACCGTGACTTCATGGCCCTCAGCGGTGACTTCCCGGACCCGGACGACATCCGGCCGGAGCAGGTGGCGGCGGCGCTGGCCGAGGAGCTCGCGCATCCGGACGCGGAGGTGCTGCTGGCGCGCAGTGCGGGCCGACTGGTCGGGGTGGCCATCACGCTCGCCCGACACCCGGACCCGGCCGACCCGGACCCGTGGATCGGGCTGCTGATGGTGGACGCGGATGTACACCGGCAGGGCTACGGCCGTCGGCTCGCCGCCCTCGTCGAGGACCGCTTCCGCACCGAGGGCAGCACCGCCGTACGCCTCGCCGTCCTCGACGGCAACGACCGCGCCCTCGCCTTCTGGACCGCCCTCGGCTACGAGGTCATCGACCACCGCACCGACCTGCAACACGCGCGCCCCTGCTCGGTGTTGCGCAAGCCGTTGTCGGAGGGCCGACAGGACCACAGCCGCGGCAACTAG
- a CDS encoding Uma2 family endonuclease has translation MTIAPDDAQRGGSHIYRAMRDLVQSMDDTIPGKFEITLEGIVHDMMSPIGPHELTVLRLRKRLEKVMPEEIVAHTGEPDVEGQSEGIMRRPDVMVIAEADMETQGTFDPHTIRAAIEVVSRSNPDNDWVGKIRDYPLIGIPIYAIFDPRTGTGAVLTDIHPTPDGPRYATRKDFVYGEDVTIGDWTISTDDLPRYKDQTSQPQP, from the coding sequence ATGACCATCGCACCGGATGACGCGCAACGCGGCGGCTCCCACATCTACCGGGCCATGCGAGATCTCGTTCAGTCCATGGACGACACCATCCCGGGCAAGTTCGAGATCACCCTGGAAGGGATCGTCCACGACATGATGTCGCCCATTGGGCCGCACGAACTCACGGTGCTGCGCCTCAGGAAACGTCTGGAAAAGGTGATGCCAGAAGAAATCGTGGCGCACACAGGCGAGCCGGATGTGGAAGGCCAGTCCGAAGGCATCATGCGACGTCCCGACGTGATGGTGATCGCCGAGGCCGACATGGAGACCCAAGGAACCTTCGATCCTCATACGATTCGCGCCGCCATCGAAGTCGTCTCCCGCTCCAACCCCGACAACGACTGGGTGGGCAAGATCCGCGACTACCCCCTGATCGGCATCCCCATCTACGCGATCTTCGACCCCCGAACCGGCACCGGAGCCGTCCTCACCGACATCCACCCCACCCCCGACGGCCCCCGTTACGCCACCCGCAAGGACTTCGTCTACGGCGAGGACGTCACCATCGGCGACTGGACGATCTCCACGGACGACCTGCCCCGCTACAAGGACCAGACCTCACAGCCTCAGCCGTAA
- a CDS encoding ATP-binding protein, translated as MLAVEQLREWGMPLHPAEHIVAELAANAVTHGRVPGRDFRLTLYVVGDTLRIEVTDTRGDCLPRTEPPTSDAESGRGLMLVDALADRWGVAPGPRPRKTVWAEIDLSPHPENPYSGGAGGLSQRTPG; from the coding sequence CTGCTGGCAGTCGAGCAACTCCGCGAGTGGGGAATGCCGTTGCACCCGGCGGAGCACATCGTGGCGGAGCTGGCGGCGAATGCGGTCACGCACGGCCGGGTACCGGGGCGCGACTTCCGCCTGACGCTCTACGTCGTCGGCGACACTCTGCGCATCGAGGTCACGGACACCCGGGGTGACTGTCTGCCACGCACCGAACCCCCCACGTCGGACGCCGAGTCGGGCCGGGGTCTCATGCTCGTGGACGCGCTCGCCGACCGTTGGGGCGTGGCGCCGGGACCCCGCCCGCGCAAGACGGTGTGGGCGGAAATCGACCTCTCACCGCATCCCGAAAACCCGTACTCCGGTGGCGCGGGCGGCCTTTCCCAAAGAACTCCGGGCTGA
- the arfB gene encoding alternative ribosome rescue aminoacyl-tRNA hydrolase ArfB, translated as MEPMSGPHVIRGSVSLPEAELMWRFSRSSGPGGQHVNTSDSQVELRFDVARTESLPDVWKQRALDRLAGRLVDGVVTVRSSEHRSQWRNRETAAVRLAALLAEATAPPPKPRRPTRIPRGINERRLREKKQRSDTKRGRQGRDWG; from the coding sequence ATGGAGCCCATGTCCGGTCCCCACGTCATCCGCGGCTCCGTCTCGCTCCCCGAGGCCGAGCTCATGTGGCGTTTCTCGCGCTCCTCCGGCCCCGGTGGCCAGCACGTCAACACCAGTGACTCCCAGGTGGAACTGCGCTTCGACGTGGCCCGCACCGAGTCCCTGCCCGACGTGTGGAAGCAGCGGGCGCTGGACAGGCTGGCCGGGCGGCTCGTCGACGGCGTCGTCACCGTCCGCTCCTCCGAGCACCGCTCGCAGTGGCGCAACCGCGAGACCGCCGCCGTACGCCTCGCGGCGCTGCTCGCCGAGGCCACGGCGCCGCCGCCCAAGCCGCGGCGGCCGACGCGCATCCCGCGCGGGATCAATGAGCGGCGGTTGAGGGAGAAGAAGCAGCGCTCGGACACCAAGCGGGGGCGGCAGGGGCGGGACTGGGGGTGA
- a CDS encoding helix-turn-helix domain-containing protein, with the protein MDTQNPSAPPRAQSRTTGKNHPRVGGLLHDNARHTERFTVIGNHLAQHPDLSLVARGLALYLQSLPAGAPVDIKTLAVRFPEGRDRIAAALRDLETHGYLRRTRERVPDGRIVTRTVSCNRPGHRGRAGEDQAPGPPKPRQPRRKRLLPAVPQPGYPAPALLQQATDVLSGLRRHDPRLLLSATDTEHLAPGVAAWLERDLTPTAVRDALTAHLPTEPLHRPAALLAHRLTAQLPLPPPCRPPAPPPDVRHPFRNCDGCDRAFRAPAPGRCRDCRGDLPEAA; encoded by the coding sequence ATGGACACGCAAAACCCTAGCGCGCCCCCACGCGCCCAGTCCCGCACCACGGGCAAAAACCACCCCCGCGTGGGTGGTCTCCTCCACGACAACGCCCGCCACACCGAACGCTTCACGGTGATCGGCAACCACCTCGCCCAGCACCCCGACCTCTCGCTCGTCGCCAGAGGGCTGGCCCTCTACCTCCAGTCCCTCCCCGCAGGCGCTCCCGTGGACATCAAGACCCTCGCGGTCCGCTTCCCCGAGGGCAGGGACCGTATCGCCGCGGCCCTGCGGGACCTGGAGACCCATGGCTACCTCCGCCGCACCCGCGAACGCGTCCCCGACGGCCGTATTGTCACCCGCACGGTCTCCTGCAACCGGCCAGGTCATCGCGGCCGGGCCGGCGAAGACCAGGCCCCCGGGCCTCCGAAGCCACGGCAACCGCGCCGCAAGAGGCTCCTCCCGGCCGTACCGCAACCGGGCTATCCCGCCCCCGCCCTCCTGCAGCAGGCCACCGACGTCCTGTCGGGCCTCCGCCGCCACGACCCCCGCCTGCTCCTGTCGGCCACGGACACGGAACACCTGGCCCCCGGGGTCGCCGCCTGGCTGGAACGGGACCTCACCCCCACCGCCGTACGAGACGCCCTGACCGCCCACCTCCCCACAGAGCCCCTGCACCGCCCGGCAGCCCTCCTGGCCCACCGCCTCACCGCTCAGCTGCCACTTCCGCCCCCATGCCGGCCTCCGGCCCCACCCCCGGACGTACGGCACCCGTTCCGGAACTGCGACGGCTGCGACCGCGCCTTCCGCGCACCCGCACCCGGCCGCTGCCGCGACTGCCGAGGCGATCTTCCGGAGGCCGCCTAG
- a CDS encoding DUF397 domain-containing protein yields MQRHSPLAELLDCQQPGPTGDASELVWFKSSYSSGTDGNSCVEIAVAPRTVHVRDSKNTSTGPRLAFTPASWTAFVSQA; encoded by the coding sequence GTGCAACGGCATTCCCCACTCGCGGAGTTGCTCGACTGCCAGCAGCCTGGCCCCACCGGGGACGCCTCCGAGTTGGTGTGGTTCAAGAGCAGCTACAGCAGCGGCACGGACGGCAACTCCTGCGTCGAGATCGCGGTAGCACCCCGCACGGTCCACGTCCGCGACTCCAAGAACACCTCCACCGGCCCCCGCCTGGCCTTCACCCCGGCCAGCTGGACCGCGTTCGTGTCACAGGCGTAA
- a CDS encoding M1 family metallopeptidase: MSRSALLVPTALLSTALLLASALTACGGGVHGTPGGSGLRDPYFPKAGNGGYDVTHYDLALAYDPDTDRLSGTATLTARATQDLSAFDLDLEGLDVKKVTVGGDKARWNRTGQELTVRPHDDLDEGSAFRVTVAYSGTPKTITDPDGSEEGWLPTEDGAVALGEPTGSMAWFPGNHHPSDKASYDLTITVPEGLQAVSNGELTASRTSGGRTTTTWHTAEPMASYLATLAIGDYDIHRTTTPDGLPVYTAVDPAEADASRKVLAQIPAVIAWSEDTFGPYPFSSSGAIVDREGDAGYALETQNRPFFPGAPDTETLVHELAHQWYGDSVTPRTWRDMWLNEGFATYAEWLWAEDHGGDSAQKTFDELYTHGDDVYDDLWSFPPGKPSSAAHLSDSPVYQRGAMVLHKIRQRLGDTAFRALLRDWPTTHRLGNADTDDFTSYVEDLAPDEDFGPIWEEWLYGDGKPEDA, encoded by the coding sequence GTGTCCCGATCCGCGCTGCTCGTCCCCACCGCCCTGCTCTCCACCGCCCTGCTCCTCGCGAGCGCCCTCACCGCGTGCGGCGGCGGAGTGCACGGCACCCCCGGCGGCTCCGGCCTGCGCGACCCGTACTTCCCGAAGGCCGGCAACGGCGGGTACGACGTCACCCACTACGACCTCGCCCTCGCCTACGACCCGGACACCGACAGGCTCTCCGGCACCGCGACCCTCACCGCCCGCGCCACCCAGGACCTCTCCGCCTTCGACCTCGACCTCGAAGGGCTGGACGTCAAGAAGGTCACCGTCGGCGGCGACAAGGCCCGCTGGAACCGCACCGGCCAGGAGCTGACCGTGCGCCCGCACGACGACCTCGACGAGGGCAGCGCCTTCCGCGTGACCGTCGCCTACTCCGGCACCCCGAAGACGATCACCGACCCGGACGGCTCCGAGGAGGGCTGGCTGCCCACCGAGGACGGCGCGGTGGCCCTCGGCGAACCGACCGGCTCGATGGCCTGGTTCCCCGGCAACCACCACCCCTCCGACAAGGCGTCCTACGACCTCACGATCACCGTGCCCGAGGGCCTCCAGGCCGTCTCCAACGGCGAGTTGACGGCCAGCAGGACCAGCGGCGGCCGTACGACCACCACCTGGCACACCGCCGAACCCATGGCGAGCTACCTCGCCACCCTCGCGATCGGCGACTACGACATCCACCGCACCACCACCCCCGACGGCCTGCCCGTCTACACCGCCGTCGACCCGGCGGAGGCCGACGCGAGCCGGAAGGTGCTGGCGCAGATCCCGGCCGTCATCGCCTGGTCCGAGGACACCTTCGGCCCGTACCCCTTCTCCTCCAGCGGCGCGATCGTGGACCGCGAGGGCGACGCCGGCTACGCCCTGGAGACCCAGAACCGCCCCTTCTTCCCCGGCGCCCCCGACACCGAGACCCTCGTCCACGAACTCGCCCACCAGTGGTACGGCGACTCGGTCACCCCGAGGACCTGGCGGGACATGTGGCTCAACGAGGGCTTCGCGACCTACGCCGAGTGGCTGTGGGCCGAGGACCACGGCGGCGACAGCGCACAGAAGACCTTCGACGAGCTGTACACGCACGGCGACGACGTCTACGACGACCTCTGGTCCTTCCCGCCCGGGAAACCGTCGAGCGCCGCGCACCTCTCCGACAGCCCCGTCTACCAGCGCGGCGCGATGGTCCTCCACAAGATCCGCCAGCGGCTCGGCGACACGGCCTTCCGCGCCCTCCTGCGCGACTGGCCCACCACCCACCGCCTCGGCAACGCGGACACCGACGACTTCACGTCGTACGTCGAGGACCTCGCCCCCGACGAGGACTTCGGACCGATCTGGGAGGAGTGGCTGTACGGGGACGGCAAGCCGGAAGACGCCTAG
- a CDS encoding GNAT family N-acetyltransferase, whose translation MTFAPRLEEVTPGNFETATGIRVRPEQEFAVSPVMQSLAEAYVHPAGVAWPRLIVDGDRTVGFLMAFLDIDWRADGGSVVRSGLWRLNIAADAQGQGYGRFAVESVAAELRRRGTKELYVTWHEGADGPAEFYLRLGFRRTGELSDGETVGVLSLD comes from the coding sequence ATGACATTCGCACCCCGCCTCGAAGAGGTCACACCCGGGAATTTCGAAACGGCGACCGGCATACGCGTCCGCCCCGAGCAGGAATTCGCGGTCTCCCCGGTCATGCAGTCCCTCGCCGAGGCCTACGTGCATCCCGCGGGCGTCGCCTGGCCCCGTCTGATCGTCGACGGTGACCGCACGGTCGGCTTCCTGATGGCCTTCCTCGACATCGACTGGCGCGCCGACGGCGGCAGCGTCGTCCGCTCCGGCCTGTGGCGGCTGAACATCGCGGCCGACGCCCAGGGCCAGGGCTACGGCCGTTTCGCCGTCGAGTCCGTCGCCGCGGAGCTGCGCCGCCGGGGCACGAAGGAGTTGTACGTCACCTGGCACGAGGGCGCCGACGGCCCGGCGGAGTTCTATCTGCGGCTCGGTTTCCGCCGGACCGGGGAGCTGAGCGACGGCGAGACCGTCGGGGTGCTGAGCCTCGACTAG
- a CDS encoding pentapeptide repeat-containing protein, with amino-acid sequence MARRATAGASGSGGAGGAGGSRVKGARRPEVRLPPLEPHGGGELEPDGDYDGLEFLEVDFAGQDGAGARFMDCALKSCALDETHLHHARFLDSVLTGIRGVGTDLAESTLRDVELIDARLGGVQLHGAALERVVIRGGKIDYLNLRTAVLKDVVFESCVLVEPDFGGARLERVEFVDCTLKGADLTAATLKDVDLRGAAVLEIARGIDRLAGAVISPSQLLDLAPVLAAEVGIRVEG; translated from the coding sequence ATGGCGAGGAGAGCGACAGCTGGGGCGAGCGGGTCCGGTGGTGCCGGTGGTGCGGGCGGCTCGCGGGTGAAGGGGGCGCGGCGGCCGGAAGTGCGGCTGCCACCGCTGGAGCCGCACGGGGGAGGGGAACTGGAGCCGGACGGGGATTACGACGGGCTGGAGTTCCTGGAGGTGGACTTCGCGGGGCAGGACGGGGCGGGGGCCCGTTTCATGGACTGTGCGCTGAAAAGCTGTGCGCTGGACGAGACCCATCTCCACCACGCCCGCTTCCTCGACTCCGTCCTCACCGGCATACGCGGCGTGGGCACCGACCTGGCGGAGTCGACCCTGCGCGACGTCGAGCTGATCGACGCCCGCCTGGGCGGAGTGCAGCTGCACGGCGCGGCCCTGGAGCGCGTCGTGATCCGTGGCGGCAAGATCGACTATCTGAACCTGCGTACGGCCGTCCTCAAGGACGTCGTCTTCGAGAGCTGTGTCCTGGTGGAACCGGACTTCGGCGGCGCGCGGCTGGAGCGCGTGGAGTTCGTGGACTGCACACTCAAGGGCGCGGACCTCACGGCGGCGACCCTCAAGGACGTGGACCTGCGCGGCGCCGCGGTCCTGGAGATCGCCCGCGGGATCGACCGGCTGGCCGGAGCGGTGATCAGCCCGTCACAACTGCTGGATTTGGCACCGGTGTTGGCGGCGGAGGTGGGGATCCGGGTGGAGGGGTGA